A single region of the Syntrophorhabdaceae bacterium genome encodes:
- a CDS encoding response regulator, whose amino-acid sequence MIIPEKRNGTSLSGRNCPDIRDQARHSHAARVVIAANNRLTLQVLESTIEGWGYETMVVFDHRELADHMEREVRPPLVILDGAMPDMDILPICRRIRLSSQAARPYIILLTPAADGQMLVDPSRGPDDLLGSPFTKKELRAHISTGMRILDLETELSELVVDLEHAASRIERLRGLLPICSHCKKIRDDRGYWNELERYISDHSDAEFSHAICPDCFSTYYPDVKDECL is encoded by the coding sequence ATGATCATCCCGGAAAAGAGAAATGGAACCTCTCTGTCGGGGCGGAACTGCCCCGATATTCGTGATCAGGCACGGCATAGCCATGCGGCCAGGGTCGTCATTGCCGCCAATAACCGTCTTACGCTGCAGGTGCTCGAATCGACCATCGAAGGCTGGGGCTACGAAACCATGGTCGTCTTCGATCACAGGGAACTTGCTGATCACATGGAACGAGAGGTGCGCCCTCCCCTCGTTATACTTGACGGCGCGATGCCGGATATGGACATCCTGCCCATCTGCCGCCGTATTCGCCTGTCATCTCAGGCGGCACGGCCTTACATCATCCTCCTTACACCGGCCGCCGACGGACAGATGCTGGTTGACCCGTCCCGCGGTCCCGACGATCTTCTTGGAAGTCCTTTCACGAAAAAAGAGCTTCGTGCACACATCAGCACGGGCATGCGTATTCTGGATCTTGAAACCGAGTTGTCGGAGCTTGTCGTCGATCTTGAGCACGCGGCGAGCAGGATCGAGAGGCTAAGGGGACTTCTTCCCATATGCTCCCACTGTAAGAAGATACGTGATGACAGGGGGTATTGGAACGAATTGGAGAGATACATCAGCGATCATTCCGACGCCGAGTTCAGCCACGCCATCTGTCCCGACTGTTTCTCCACATACTATCCGGATGTAAAAGATGAGTGTCTCTAA
- a CDS encoding sigma-54 dependent transcriptional regulator: MFSGTTSAQKILIIDDDRSVRLVLSTLLKKNGFVPVQASGGQEGIAALKNERPQCILLDLKMPGMDGIETLYALKKTDQFVPVIIVTGYADIPTAVQTIKLGAYDFLTKPPQVDKLILTIKRAVETYSLQVALNQLDDTMLGSLESLFGRSDAIKNVIHQIRQVAGTDFSVIIQGETGTGKSLVAQTIHDLSKRARNPFQSVDVGVIPENLIESELFGHGKGAFTGADRKRIGFFEIAHKGTLFIDELENTPPLLQNKLLRAVEEKRIYPIGSTKPVDVDVRIIAASNADIKKAVREKRFREDLFFRLSEYMITMPRLRDRPSDIPFLAMKLMTAASMELEKQMRELSPEAAELLMAYSWPGNIRELKNVIRRAVLACDDGIIRPEHIEFIVGDTAAHQDDNSFLMPLKQVALTATRDAEREVIKRALTITGGNKSRAAKLLEIDYKTLLTKIRDYKITASR, encoded by the coding sequence ATGTTTTCCGGGACGACATCAGCTCAGAAGATCCTCATAATCGATGACGACAGGTCGGTCAGGCTCGTCCTGTCCACCCTGCTGAAGAAGAATGGGTTTGTGCCCGTGCAGGCCTCAGGCGGTCAGGAAGGTATAGCCGCCCTCAAGAATGAACGGCCCCAGTGCATTCTCCTTGACCTCAAGATGCCGGGGATGGACGGCATAGAAACGCTCTACGCCCTCAAGAAAACAGACCAGTTCGTACCGGTCATTATCGTAACGGGCTACGCCGACATCCCGACAGCGGTTCAAACCATCAAGCTCGGCGCCTATGATTTCCTTACAAAACCACCACAGGTCGACAAACTCATTCTTACGATCAAGCGCGCCGTCGAGACCTATTCCCTCCAGGTGGCCCTCAACCAGCTCGACGACACGATGCTCGGCTCCCTGGAATCGCTCTTCGGCAGAAGCGACGCCATAAAGAACGTGATCCACCAAATACGCCAGGTAGCCGGGACCGACTTCTCTGTCATAATACAGGGGGAAACAGGGACCGGGAAATCCCTGGTCGCCCAGACCATACATGATCTGAGCAAAAGGGCCCGGAACCCTTTCCAGTCCGTCGATGTCGGCGTTATACCGGAAAATCTCATAGAGAGCGAGCTCTTCGGGCATGGAAAGGGAGCCTTCACGGGGGCCGACAGGAAGAGGATAGGCTTCTTCGAGATAGCCCACAAGGGAACGCTCTTCATCGACGAATTGGAGAATACGCCCCCCCTGCTGCAAAACAAGCTTCTAAGGGCCGTCGAGGAGAAGAGGATATACCCCATTGGGAGTACAAAACCCGTCGACGTCGATGTCCGCATCATCGCGGCATCGAATGCGGATATCAAGAAGGCCGTCCGCGAAAAGAGATTCCGCGAAGACCTCTTCTTCCGGCTCAGCGAGTATATGATCACCATGCCGAGATTGCGCGACAGGCCGTCGGATATACCCTTTCTTGCCATGAAACTCATGACTGCCGCTTCAATGGAATTGGAGAAACAGATGCGCGAGCTATCGCCCGAAGCCGCCGAGCTTCTCATGGCATATTCATGGCCCGGTAATATCCGCGAGCTCAAGAACGTTATCCGCAGGGCAGTGCTCGCCTGCGATGATGGTATCATCCGACCCGAGCATATTGAATTCATCGTCGGTGATACCGCGGCGCATCAGGACGACAACTCTTTCCTCATGCCCCTAAAACAGGTTGCCCTAACGGCCACCCGCGATGCCGAGAGAGAGGTCATCAAAAGGGCGCTCACTATCACAGGCGGCAACAAGTCCCGCGCCGCAAAGCTCCTGGAGATCGATTACAAGACCCTGCTTACCAAGATAAGGGATTACAAGATAACGGCGTCGAGATAA
- a CDS encoding adenylate/guanylate cyclase domain-containing protein codes for MSLYAASKEKPVDNFLTSLIEAYPDASMRDIAVLFTDVVGSTSFFKTHGDIRGREMLRTHHHMATSVVEEYGGALIKEVGDSILAYFPDPVEALKAAIKMQHEFRLHNNENSAEEAIHVRIGLHHGRVIVEEKDIYGDVVNVAAKLTNLAGGDQIFISHEVYETTKDAPLIQFERIDFWNMKNVPDGLSIYRVIWENADARAPSRKILMVLVPDPLHPEIRSIVDAADLSRGQEDDPPGDECLSVTRSQDDKPVFVYATTPAAIQASRRILSRLAEKGTPPGTVLPVKIYITGASARDEEALLTNGPGTDLDDLPYGGIYVSLDVCQQMRSHQRVAGETPLLFEPAGPLFKISGQQGRKATPESPLPETIAPAAQGAYSPCFYCGSTRHKMSNCPSRTLTETGKSIHHLGYFPMQAIEDLALSIERSPVDIELGGNLSSTGTAPTGKELIAHAFYDIRSVFQLRFSQILWNSKADSWDSLSLALTENQGGFAWLAQDSLRVSNYDKARSFLKLALERKPQDYSAFCVSGFLNMEVGDIPAAISDLKKALEFAHSTIRKVYASLILARLYKLSGDLNRFRVRLSATLLLDRSCRQAIYEDVINRFEEKDEKSAIKKLVKLIRDDDDFFVIALIDPALAPYRNTIYAHLTELLTEAKKDALSHFEDARKDFGRCRSLLPPSALKTIEPVLRDIEGLVRSESYFGCLEVPHRCGAIGTMCRNAINEQSQTIAETMKGLRARFESADAFLKAYRYSHLAEKHRRRLSYLKRSLEKTGDVRYFESSGEFESCYHMCQDISSQLASLESRLEVLDLSAHIIRMCLKFLKYTAVFFSIVFFIEIFMFPLMSDQINTALARMDISLFPNAWSLQKAFLIFGGITSLIAAFLMTVREVFTGDAR; via the coding sequence ATGAGCCTCTATGCCGCCTCTAAAGAAAAGCCCGTAGACAACTTCCTGACCTCCCTCATAGAGGCATACCCTGATGCGTCCATGCGGGACATCGCCGTATTGTTCACTGATGTGGTCGGTTCGACAAGTTTTTTCAAGACCCATGGTGACATCCGCGGCAGGGAAATGCTCAGAACCCACCATCATATGGCCACGTCCGTAGTCGAAGAGTACGGCGGCGCACTCATAAAGGAAGTGGGCGACTCCATCCTTGCCTATTTTCCCGATCCCGTGGAAGCGCTCAAGGCCGCGATAAAGATGCAGCACGAATTCCGACTCCACAATAACGAGAACAGCGCCGAGGAAGCAATCCACGTCAGGATCGGTTTGCACCACGGCAGAGTCATAGTCGAGGAAAAGGATATCTACGGAGACGTGGTGAACGTTGCCGCCAAGCTGACAAACCTTGCCGGCGGAGATCAGATTTTCATTTCCCACGAGGTTTATGAAACGACAAAGGACGCTCCCCTGATCCAATTCGAACGCATCGACTTCTGGAACATGAAGAATGTTCCAGACGGCCTGAGCATATACAGGGTCATATGGGAGAACGCCGATGCCCGCGCGCCGTCGAGGAAGATCCTCATGGTTCTCGTGCCCGATCCCCTTCATCCTGAGATCCGGAGCATTGTGGACGCCGCCGACCTGTCCCGAGGCCAGGAGGACGACCCCCCCGGCGACGAGTGCCTTTCCGTAACCAGATCGCAGGACGACAAACCGGTCTTCGTCTACGCCACAACACCTGCCGCGATCCAGGCATCGAGAAGAATACTCTCGAGGCTCGCAGAAAAAGGAACGCCGCCGGGCACCGTCCTGCCCGTGAAGATCTATATAACCGGCGCCTCTGCCCGGGACGAAGAAGCTCTCCTGACCAATGGCCCGGGAACCGATCTCGATGACCTTCCATACGGCGGTATCTACGTATCCCTCGACGTGTGCCAGCAAATGCGAAGCCACCAACGCGTCGCCGGCGAGACCCCCCTTCTTTTCGAACCCGCGGGCCCTCTCTTCAAGATATCAGGGCAGCAAGGGAGGAAGGCAACACCCGAGAGCCCTCTTCCCGAAACGATAGCCCCGGCGGCACAGGGTGCCTATTCCCCCTGTTTCTATTGCGGAAGCACGAGACACAAGATGTCCAATTGCCCATCCAGGACGCTTACCGAAACGGGCAAGTCCATCCATCATCTCGGATATTTCCCCATGCAGGCGATCGAAGACCTGGCCTTGTCCATCGAAAGATCGCCTGTTGACATAGAACTCGGGGGAAATCTTTCTTCGACAGGAACGGCTCCCACCGGAAAGGAGCTTATCGCCCACGCCTTTTACGACATCAGATCCGTCTTTCAGCTTCGTTTTTCTCAGATACTCTGGAACAGCAAGGCGGATTCCTGGGACTCGCTCAGCCTTGCCCTCACAGAAAACCAGGGGGGCTTCGCCTGGCTGGCACAGGATTCGCTGCGCGTATCTAATTACGATAAGGCACGGTCTTTCCTAAAACTTGCGCTGGAGAGAAAACCTCAGGATTACAGCGCATTCTGCGTATCTGGATTCCTCAATATGGAGGTCGGGGACATACCGGCCGCGATCTCGGATCTCAAGAAGGCGCTTGAGTTCGCCCACTCGACCATCCGCAAGGTCTATGCTTCTCTGATCCTTGCCCGGCTGTACAAACTGTCCGGAGACCTCAACAGGTTCAGGGTCAGACTCAGCGCAACACTTCTTCTCGACCGAAGCTGCCGCCAGGCCATCTACGAGGATGTTATCAACAGATTCGAGGAAAAAGACGAAAAGTCGGCCATCAAGAAGCTTGTAAAGCTCATCAGGGACGACGACGACTTCTTTGTCATCGCGCTGATCGATCCCGCCCTCGCACCGTACAGGAACACCATCTACGCGCATCTGACAGAGCTGCTGACGGAGGCAAAGAAGGACGCCCTTTCCCACTTCGAAGACGCCAGGAAGGACTTCGGCAGGTGCCGTTCCCTGCTGCCGCCCTCGGCATTGAAGACCATTGAGCCCGTACTTCGGGACATCGAGGGGCTGGTACGGTCCGAGAGCTATTTCGGCTGTCTCGAGGTCCCCCACCGCTGCGGCGCCATTGGAACCATGTGCAGGAACGCCATCAATGAACAGTCCCAGACCATAGCAGAGACGATGAAGGGTCTGCGGGCCCGTTTCGAGAGCGCCGATGCCTTCTTGAAGGCCTATCGCTACTCCCACCTTGCGGAAAAGCACAGGAGACGGCTTTCCTATCTCAAGCGGTCTCTTGAAAAGACGGGCGACGTGCGCTATTTCGAATCATCCGGAGAATTCGAAAGCTGCTACCACATGTGTCAGGACATATCCAGTCAGCTCGCCTCTCTGGAAAGCAGGCTGGAGGTTCTCGATCTTTCCGCCCATATAATCCGCATGTGCCTCAAATTCCTCAAATACACCGCCGTTTTCTTCTCCATCGTGTTCTTCATAGAAATATTCATGTTTCCCCTCATGTCAGACCAGATCAACACGGCCCTGGCCAGAATGGACATTTCACTCTTTCCCAATGCCTGGTCACTGCAGAAGGCATTCCTCATCTTCGGCGGAATTACAAGCCTCATCGCCGCCTTCCTGATGACCGTGAGGGAGGTGTTCACGGGGGATGCACGCTGA